Proteins encoded together in one Miscanthus floridulus cultivar M001 chromosome 16, ASM1932011v1, whole genome shotgun sequence window:
- the LOC136513895 gene encoding uncharacterized protein, with product MPMALSSSLRALVALIPPALPSARPSGAAAAPAPRARGRPGRGAGVVALAAALPSDAQWLERLPEKKKPLYTHSLPCIEAWLRSLGFTQSREDPAVWVAEKPLWHARLSLDVTDLHIRYLKSGPGNLEKDVERRFSYALSREDIENAILGGP from the exons ATGCCCATGGCCCTCTCGAGCTCGCTCCGTGCCCTGGTGGCCCTGATCCCGCCGGCCCTCCCTTCCGCTCGCCCGAGCGGGGCCGCGGCGGCCCCGGCACCCCGCGCGCGCGGTCGACCGGGGAGAGGTGCGGGGGTCGTGGCACTGGCGGCGGCGCTGCCGTCGGACGCGCAGTGGCTGGAGCGGCTGccggagaagaagaagccgctGTACACGCACAGCCTGCCGTGCATCGAGGCGTGGCTGCGCAGCCTCGGGTTCACGCAGTCCCGCGAGGACCCCGCCGTCTGGGTCGCCGAGAAGCCGCTCTGGCACGCGCGTCTCAGCCTCGATGTCACCGACCTCCACATCAG gtacttgaaaagcGGACCTGGAAATCTTGAGAAGGATGTGGAGAGAAGGTTTAGCTATGCCCTAAGCAGAGAAGACATCGAGAACGCCATACTTGGAGGACCTTAA